The sequence TGCTGGTCGTGGTGTTGGTGGCGTTGATCTGGGCGGGTATCGACGGCATCCGGGACCGGCATCGCAACCCGGACCCCGACCAGGGTGCCGACCTCACCATGCTGTGGCTGAAGGCAGCGTTGCTCGGCGGCATCGTTGCGGGGGTCGGCAGCTGGCTGGCCGATCTGTTGCCCTCCCTCAACGTCACGCAGAACTCGTTCTTCTTCGAAATCACCTCCGGTGCCGCGTTCACCGTCCTGCTCATCTTCGTTCCGGCCATGCTGGCCGTCTTCCTGGGCCGTTTCTTTGCCGGGCGTGAAGCCAAGAAGGCATCGCAGGGGCGTGGCGGCGACCGAGATGACCGGCGGGGTGCCGGATCGGCGGCAGGCGCAGCAGCGGGAGGTACGGCAGCTGCTGCTGTCGCCGACGACAACGGCTATGGGCAGCACTATCCGGACGGAACGTACGACCAGACCGGTTACGCCGATCCCGATGCCGACACCGCGGTTTTCGAACCGGTACACAACTACCGCCAGGACACCTCGGACCTCGATGCCGGCGAGGGGCAGGACACCACCTGGCAGGAACCCGTCGACCTCGGCAAGCGCAATCCCGAAGAGCCGAAACGCG comes from Rhodococcus oxybenzonivorans and encodes:
- a CDS encoding B-4DMT family transporter, with protein sequence MNAWVVRGLGMALIHILVRVLLGAAITQWPLQGSILRWVALLVVVLVALIWAGIDGIRDRHRNPDPDQGADLTMLWLKAALLGGIVAGVGSWLADLLPSLNVTQNSFFFEITSGAAFTVLLIFVPAMLAVFLGRFFAGREAKKASQGRGGDRDDRRGAGSAAGAAAGGTAAAAVADDNGYGQHYPDGTYDQTGYADPDADTAVFEPVHNYRQDTSDLDAGEGQDTTWQEPVDLGKRNPEEPKRGE